Below is a genomic region from Ferribacterium limneticum.
GCCTGATCGGCTTCCAGGGCGAGTTCATGAACCTGACCCGCGGTAACGGCCTGATGAGCCACGTTTTCGACGAATACGCTCCGGTCAAGGATGGCTCGGTTGCCGAGCGTCGCAATGGTGTGCTGATCTCCCAGGACAATGGCGAAGCCGTTGCCTACGCGCTGTGGAAACTGCAGGATCGTGGCCGCATGTTCGTCGTGCCGGGTGACAAGTTATACGAAGGCATGATCATCGGTATCCACAGCCGTGAAAACGACCTGGTCGTGAACCCGATCAAGGGCAAGCAACTGACCAACGTTCGTGCCTCCGGTACCGACGAAGCTGTTCGCCTGGTGCCGGCCGTCCAGCTCAGCCTGGAAGCCGCTGTCGAGTTCATCGAAGAAGACGAACTGGTCGAACTGACGCCAAAGTCGATTCGCATGCGCAAGCGTTACCTGACCGAAATCGAGCGCAAGCGTGCGGTGCGTGGTCTGTAAGGATGTAACATGAGTTTTTGCCAGCCCTGTCGTTCCTGGGTCGGGCAACACAAAAAGGCGGCCCGTTGGGTCGCCTTTTTGCTTTTGTTGTCGCTTTTTTTTACGCTGCTTGGCTTGGTTGCAACACCAATCAACGGCGTCGGCTTCTGCAAGGTTTACCCGTAAATCCTACGGTCAACCGGAAAAAACGGCCAAACCTGAAATCAGCCGCCGGTCATCGACATGAAGCGAATGACCTGTGGCGCATCCATCTGTTGGGTAAAGTCGTGCCCGTAGGGCTTGATGCCCATGCTGTCGATAATCGCCTGGCGCAGGGCCGCATCATCATTACTGGCGCGTAGCGCGGGCAGCAGATTGGCCGCATCGTTCTGGCCGAGACATGGGTAAAGTTCGCCCTTGGCGGTGATCCGCACACGGTTGCAGCTATCGCAGAAATTGTGGCTGTGCGGAGAGATGAATCCGATGCGTGATTCGCTGCCGGGAATGCGCCAGTAGCGCGCCGGCCCACCGGAATCCTCGGTCGATGGAATCAGCTCGAAATGGCGCGACAGCATTTCCCGCGTTTCCTCGGACGAAATATACGTATTGCTACGCCCGTGAATCTCGCCCAGCGGCATTTCTTCGATAAACGAAATATCCAGTTCGTTGTTGATGGCAAAGCTGACCAGATCGACGAACTCGTCATCATTGGTACCGCGCATCATCACGGCATTCAGCTTGGTACGCCGAAATCCGGCTTGTCGGGCCGCCTCGATACCGCGCAGAACCTTGGTCAGATCGCCGATTCGGGTAATTTTCCGGAAGCGCTCCGGATTCAAGGTGTCGAGACTGATATTGATGCGCTTGACGCCGGCAGCTCGCAAAGGGACGGCAAAGCGGTCAAGCTGCGAACCGTTGGTGGTTAGCACCAGATTTTCCAGGCCGGGCAGGGCGCCAAGGCGCTCGATGAGCCACATGGCATCCTTGCGCACAAGTGGCTCACCACCGGTGATTCGCAACTTGGTGACACCAAGACCAACGAACACCGATGCAACACGCAAGCACTCCTCAAGACTCATCACTGCCTCGCGTGGCAGAAAAGTCATTTCCTCGGCCATGCAATACGTGCACCGGAAATCGCAACGATCGGTAATGGACAGGCGAACATAGGAAATCCTCCGCCCGTATTTGTCGAGCAGAGTGCCTTCCTGATACCCCGTTGCCGAAGGATCGATGCGGGGCGTGAAGTCGGCAAGACCGACGGGTGTCAATTCCTGCCGGAGTGTTTCATTTTGCATGGCGGATGTTTCATTGATGGCCCACTAGGAGTGAAGCTACTGTCTGGTCGCCGATTATCGATTGCTGACCATCCTCAAACAAGTAGAGACATCAAAAATCCAGAAAGTTTCTTCCTTGCTACGAGAAATAGACCCGTTTAGCCAAGAAAAAGCTCACCCAGAAGCGCCCGTGTGGATGATGCTATCATTACTTATCGCGCCATTAGGCCGTATTGCAATAAAGGCAGGGAGGGGGTGAAAATGTTAAAACAAAACAAAAAGCCCAACCAAAATGGCTGGGCTTTCTGATGTGTTTTTCTGGCTCCCCGACCTGGGCTCGAACCAGGGACCTACGGATTAACAGTCCGGCGCTCTACCAACTGAGCTATCGAGGAACAGAGATGCGCATTATAGGAGTAGAATCCCCTCGTGTCAAGCATCTTGTGGTTTTTTAAGAAGAAAAAACAGGGTTATGGATTCCAATTTGATTTACGCAAAAACGCCGACTGGCGATGAGGCGGTTCGCCAGAGTACACGTGTCGTTCAGCGCAATCTGCGCATGGTATTAGTGCAAGTCGACGGGAAAATGAGCGTCGAGGAGTTATCTGCAAAGATTGGCAATCCTCGGCTGGTTCAATCTGCCCTGCGAGAGCTTGAAGATGGTGGTTTTATCGCCCCGACCATGGATGCCGTGTCGGTGTGGCAAGAAGGCATGAAGACGGCCAAACAAGAGGCCGCGCAGGAACCAATCCCGCCGATGTCGCAGTTTTCCACTTTTGGCCCCAAGTCACTGGGGGCTTCTGAGTCGAAAAAGGGTGAGAGCGCAGCTAGTAGCTTTTCTTCGTTTGGCAAGCCGATTCTTCCGTCTCCATCTCCGATCGCTGAGGCTGCGCAGCCAGCCGTTATCGCTGACATGCGTGAACCGGAGGACCGTCCTTATCGCCCAAGCATGTCAGTTGGACGCAAGGGATTATTGGTGATAGCTGCGCTTCTGGCCATTCTGCTCGTTGCTGTTATCTTCTACCCCTACGAGCAGTTCAAGCCGGCCCTCGAGGCATCGGCGACGCGAATGCTCAATGCCCCCGTCAACATAGACCGGGTTGGCGTCACACTTTTCCCAAGCCCATCGTTGAAACTGGTCGGAGTCCATATTGGTGAACCAGAGGATGGAAAAATTACTGAAGTACGTATTTCTTCACTGCTTTCTCTACTGGGAAGTGCGCCACATCAGGTAGCAAAGGTTGAGGTCTCGGGAGCGACGTTGTCCGCCAACCGCCTTGTGGCGTTGCCGATGTTCATCGGTCAAGCGGCCGCTAGCCACGAGGTGATCATTAAAAAAATGATGCTCGACCATTTGCAACTGACACTCGGTGACAGCCTCACTTTGAATGAGCTTTTTGGCGAGATTGCATTTCGTCAGGATGGATCAATCGAGAAAGCCACCTTCGAAACAGCTGACCGCAGCATGCTCATAAATGCCCAGGCAGGCAGCCAAGGTTTGGCTCTGAGCCTCGAAGGGCGGGCATGGGCACCGTTTGGAACAGCAGTTTCATTCGCCTCCCTGCAAGCTAAAGGGCTTTTGCAGAAAAACAAATTATTGATCCAGGACATCGATACTACTTTCCTGGGTGGCATTCTGCGCGGGAACTGGCTTCTCGATTGGAGCAACGGCTTGGCGATGGCAGGCGATGGCACACTAAGCAGACTTGATACTCGAAAGGTCAGCGCAGCTTTCGCCCCGTCTTTGAAAATTGATGGCGATATGAGCGGAACAATGCGCTTACGCTCCAGCGGAGGCGACTGGGAGAGTCTGTGGGGAAATCTTGAAACAGTATTGAGTACAGAAATCACCCGCGGTGCCTTCCATGGCGTAGACCTCGGTGAGGCGGTTCGCCGCAGCGGTGTCTCAGAGGTGCGAGCGGGGTCGACAAAATTCGATCGACTGCGCTCTACGATCAACATCACCCCCAAACAGGTCGTTGGTCGTGAGGTCCGAATGGATGCGGGGATGGTGACTGCGGTTGGTCAGTTTAATTCCACGATCAACGGACAGGTCGAGGGCAATATGGCCGTCACAATGCAAACATCGGTGTCGAGCCAGAACGCATCGGTTCGTATTTATGGCGTCTTGCCCGACCTGAGCGCAACTACCCGAAAATAAAAAAGGCGGAACCGAAGCTCCGCCCTTTTTGCATTGGATACCTGCTCGATCAGGCCTTGGTGACTGCCGCAATCGCTTTCGCCACGTAATCCAGATTCTTGGTATTCAGTGCAGCCAGGCAAATACGGCCGGTCGACACGGCATAGATACCGAACTCGTCGCGCATAAGATCAACCTGCGCAGCGCTCAGGCCGGTGTAGGAGAACATGCCGCGCTGCTGGGCGACAAAGGAGAAGTCCTGAGCCACACCTTGAGCCTTGATGGCATCAACCAGGCCGGTACGCATGGCACGGATGCGGTCGCGCATGCCGGCGAGTTCTGTTTCCCACATCTGGCGCAACTCTGCCGAGGCCAGCACGCCAGCCACCAAGGCACCACCGTGGGTGGGCGGATTGGAATAGTTGGTGCGGATGACACGCTTGACTTGCGACATGACGCGCGCCGACTCTTCCTTGCCGGACGTGACGATGGACAACGCACCGACGCGTTCGCCGTACAGCGAAAAATTCTTGGAAAATGAACTGGAAGCGAAGAACTGTAGGCCAGAAGCCGAGAAGGCACGGACAGCTACCGCATCGGCATCGATACCGTCGGCAAAGCCCTGATAGGCCATGTCCAGGAAGGGCACCAGGCCGCGATCCTGGCAGATGGCGACGATTTCGCCCCACTGGGCATCCGACAAATCGGCGCCGGTCGGGTTATGGCAGCAAGCGTGCAGCAGAATGATCGAGCCGGCAGGCAGTCCGTTTAGACAAGCCTTCATGCCGGCGAAATTGACGCCACGCGTCGCTGCATCGTAATACGGATAGTTTTCAACGACAAAACCAGCTGACTCGAACAGGGCGCGGTGATTTTCCCAGGAAGGGTCGCTAATATAGACCTTGGCATCCGGGTTCAAACGCTTCAGGTAGTCGGCACCGATCTTCAACGCACCGGTACCACCCAGCGCTTGCGCGGTGATAACCTGACCGTTGGCGATCAGGGCGGAATCCTTGCCCAGCAACAAATTTTGAACTGCCTGATTGTAGGCCGGGGAGCCTTCGATGGGCTGATAACCACGCGGCAGGGCAGCTTTCACGCGAGCATCTTCTGCGGCCTTGACGGCAGCCAGCAACGGAATCTTTCCGTTGTCGTCGAAATACACGCCAACGCCGAGATTGACCTTGGTGGTACGCGCATCGGCGTTGAAAGCTTCGTTCAGGCCGAGGATAGGATCGCGCGGGGCCATTTCCACCGCTGCGAAGATCGAAGAGGACATAGGAACTCCGTGAAATAATACAAACAATGTCCGCGCAGCCGATTTGCTACGCGACGAAAAACCGAAGAATTTTAGCATGAGCGAAACCAACAACATCATTCCGGTTACCAGCTTCGATGGGAGTCCCTTTCGATTGCACCAGCCGTTTCCACCGGCTGGCGACCAACCAGAGGCGATCCGGCAACTCGTCGAGGGGCTGGAGGATGGTCTGTCATTCCAGACCTTGCTCGGCGTTACCGGCTCCGGGAAGACCTATACGATGGCCAACGTCATCGCCCGCACCGGTCGTCCTGCCCTGGTTCTGGCGCCCAACAAGACGCTGGCGGCGCAGTTGTATTCCGAATTCAAGGAATTTTTCCCGGAAAACGCCGTCGAGTATTTCGTTTCCTACTATGACTACTATCAGCCGGAAGCCTATGTGCCATCCCGCGATCTGTTTATCGAGAAGGATAGTTCGATCAACGAGCACATCGAACAGATGCGTTTGTCGGCAACTAAGAGCCTGATTGAACGGCGAGATGTCGTCATAGTCGCCACCGTTTCCTGCATCTACGGTATTGGTGATCGCGACGAATATCACAACATGATCCTGACCATGCGCGTGGGCGACCGCCTCGATCAGCGCGCCATCGTCAAGCGGCTGACCGACATGCAGTACGACCGGAATGAGATGGACTTCCATCGTGGCACCTTCCGCGTGCGCGGCGATATCATCGACATTTTCCCGGCGGAACATGCCGAACACGCCATTCGTGTTTCGTTGTTCGATGACGAGGTTGAAGCTCTGCAATTCTTCGACCCGCTGACCGGCCATCTGCTGCATAAGGCGCTCCGTTTTACGGTATTCCCTGCATCCCATTATGTGACGCCGAGAGGCACCGTCCTGCGTGCCATCGAAGCGATCAAGGATGAATTGCGCGAACGCATAGATTTCTTTACCCGGAACAACAAGTTGGTCGAAGCGCAACGTATCGAGCAGCGCACCCGATTTGATCTGGAAATGCTCGATCAGATTGGCTTCTGCAAGGGTATCGAGAATTACTCGCGACACTTTTCAGGGCGCAAGGCCGGCGAATCACCGCCTACGCTGATCGATTATCTGCCAGCCGATGCGCTGATGTTCATCGATGAGTCGCATGTCAGCATCGGACAGGTCGGCGGGATGTACAAGGGTGATCGCTCGCGCAAGGAAAATCTGGTTGATTATGGTTTTCGCCTGCCATCGGCGCTCGATAACCGGCCATTGCAGTTCAACGAATTCGAGGCGCATATGCGCCAGACCATCTTTGTTTCGGCCACGCCAGCTGACTATGAGCAGCAACATGCCGGTCAAGTGGTAGAGCAGGTGGCCCGTCCCACCGGATTGATTGATCCGGAGGTGATCGTTCGGCCTGCATCGACACAAGTGGATGATCTGTTGGCAGAAATTGGCAAGCGAATTGCCGTAGGTGAGCG
It encodes:
- the moaA gene encoding GTP 3',8-cyclase MoaA, producing the protein MQNETLRQELTPVGLADFTPRIDPSATGYQEGTLLDKYGRRISYVRLSITDRCDFRCTYCMAEEMTFLPREAVMSLEECLRVASVFVGLGVTKLRITGGEPLVRKDAMWLIERLGALPGLENLVLTTNGSQLDRFAVPLRAAGVKRINISLDTLNPERFRKITRIGDLTKVLRGIEAARQAGFRRTKLNAVMMRGTNDDEFVDLVSFAINNELDISFIEEMPLGEIHGRSNTYISSEETREMLSRHFELIPSTEDSGGPARYWRIPGSESRIGFISPHSHNFCDSCNRVRITAKGELYPCLGQNDAANLLPALRASNDDAALRQAIIDSMGIKPYGHDFTQQMDAPQVIRFMSMTGG
- a CDS encoding amino acid aminotransferase is translated as MSSSIFAAVEMAPRDPILGLNEAFNADARTTKVNLGVGVYFDDNGKIPLLAAVKAAEDARVKAALPRGYQPIEGSPAYNQAVQNLLLGKDSALIANGQVITAQALGGTGALKIGADYLKRLNPDAKVYISDPSWENHRALFESAGFVVENYPYYDAATRGVNFAGMKACLNGLPAGSIILLHACCHNPTGADLSDAQWGEIVAICQDRGLVPFLDMAYQGFADGIDADAVAVRAFSASGLQFFASSSFSKNFSLYGERVGALSIVTSGKEESARVMSQVKRVIRTNYSNPPTHGGALVAGVLASAELRQMWETELAGMRDRIRAMRTGLVDAIKAQGVAQDFSFVAQQRGMFSYTGLSAAQVDLMRDEFGIYAVSTGRICLAALNTKNLDYVAKAIAAVTKA
- a CDS encoding AsmA-like C-terminal region-containing protein → MDSNLIYAKTPTGDEAVRQSTRVVQRNLRMVLVQVDGKMSVEELSAKIGNPRLVQSALRELEDGGFIAPTMDAVSVWQEGMKTAKQEAAQEPIPPMSQFSTFGPKSLGASESKKGESAASSFSSFGKPILPSPSPIAEAAQPAVIADMREPEDRPYRPSMSVGRKGLLVIAALLAILLVAVIFYPYEQFKPALEASATRMLNAPVNIDRVGVTLFPSPSLKLVGVHIGEPEDGKITEVRISSLLSLLGSAPHQVAKVEVSGATLSANRLVALPMFIGQAAASHEVIIKKMMLDHLQLTLGDSLTLNELFGEIAFRQDGSIEKATFETADRSMLINAQAGSQGLALSLEGRAWAPFGTAVSFASLQAKGLLQKNKLLIQDIDTTFLGGILRGNWLLDWSNGLAMAGDGTLSRLDTRKVSAAFAPSLKIDGDMSGTMRLRSSGGDWESLWGNLETVLSTEITRGAFHGVDLGEAVRRSGVSEVRAGSTKFDRLRSTINITPKQVVGREVRMDAGMVTAVGQFNSTINGQVEGNMAVTMQTSVSSQNASVRIYGVLPDLSATTRK
- the uvrB gene encoding excinuclease ABC subunit UvrB yields the protein MSETNNIIPVTSFDGSPFRLHQPFPPAGDQPEAIRQLVEGLEDGLSFQTLLGVTGSGKTYTMANVIARTGRPALVLAPNKTLAAQLYSEFKEFFPENAVEYFVSYYDYYQPEAYVPSRDLFIEKDSSINEHIEQMRLSATKSLIERRDVVIVATVSCIYGIGDRDEYHNMILTMRVGDRLDQRAIVKRLTDMQYDRNEMDFHRGTFRVRGDIIDIFPAEHAEHAIRVSLFDDEVEALQFFDPLTGHLLHKALRFTVFPASHYVTPRGTVLRAIEAIKDELRERIDFFTRNNKLVEAQRIEQRTRFDLEMLDQIGFCKGIENYSRHFSGRKAGESPPTLIDYLPADALMFIDESHVSIGQVGGMYKGDRSRKENLVDYGFRLPSALDNRPLQFNEFEAHMRQTIFVSATPADYEQQHAGQVVEQVARPTGLIDPEVIVRPASTQVDDLLAEIGKRIAVGERVLVTTLTKRMSEDLTDFLADNGIKVRYLHSDIDTVERVEIIRDLRLGEFDVLVGINLLREGLDIPEVSLVAILDADKEGFLRSERSLIQTIGRAARHIHGTAILYADTITRSMQHAIAETGRRREKQIGFNLAHGITPRGVSKKIKDIIDGVYDAGTAQTELKAAQQLAIYEAMDEKTVAREIKRLEKAMLECARNLEFEKAAAARDELFRLKEQIFGVARHDPDGETK